A genome region from Calliopsis andreniformis isolate RMS-2024a chromosome 2, iyCalAndr_principal, whole genome shotgun sequence includes the following:
- the Vnc gene encoding GNAT family N-acetyltransferase vnc, with translation MSINIRCATTDDLLNIQHCNLQCLPENYQMKYYLYHALSWPQLSYVAEDEKGRIVGYVLAKMEEDCEDNPHGHITSLAVKRSHRRLGIAQKLMNQASRAMVECFGAKYVSLHVRRSNRAALNLYTSSLQFEVSEVEPKYYADGEDAYAMKRDLSSFHMEKNAAREKMNKDGNTHTHTGRCCDR, from the coding sequence ATGTCTATAAATATACGTTGTGCAACAACAGATGACTTATTGAACATACAACATTGCAATCTACAATGTTTACCTGAGAATTATCAAATGAAATATTACTTGTATCATGCTCTTTCCTGGCCACAACTGAGTTACGTGGCCGAGGATGAGAAAGGCAGGATAGTGGGTTACGTGCTTGCTAAGATGGAGGAAGATTGCGAGGATAATCCACACGGGCACATTACCAGTTTGGCAGTGAAAAGGTCTCACAGAAGACTCGGAATTGCACAGAAGCTAATGAATCAGGCTTCTAGAGCAATGGTCGAATGTTTTGGAGCAAAATATGTTTCTCTACACGTGCGTAGAAGTAATCGGGCAGCTTTAAATTTATACACTAGCAGCTTGCAATTCGAAGTATCGGAAGTTGAGCCAAAATATTACGCGGATGGAGAAGACGCTTATGCAATGAAGCGAGATCTCAGCAGCTTTCACATGGAAAAAAACGCGGCAAGAGAGAAAATGAACAAGGATGGCAACACGCACACGCATACTGGCAGATGCTGTGACCGCTAA
- the LOC143186658 gene encoding uncharacterized protein LOC143186658: protein MHTTDFVLHGGDTAFANRQKLLFDSLSDAEQECNKNKMVTEPSNKNTDVDKTSNTPVPWIASRRRGEMRRFSGKESIFKRPEIPVLRTARRTIPDYHRNPHKWVKYSLDDVSNEDLTDESNTRAALSFLKELKKRKSLQRVKETKKMDIDEIAQTEQEQEQDKLTFKSRTVKTATGIRFKKPENELEETQNTPVVIDPENKPMFRNSKVIMPEYIVGQKQKKKNKKEKPVEKVDRLKQLKLGHLEEPDEEES from the coding sequence ATGCATACGACCGATTTCGTCCTGCATGGCGGTGACACTGCATTTGCAAACAGGCAGAAACTTTTATTTGACAGCCTATCAGATGCAGAACAGGAATGTAATAAGAACAAAATGGTCACTGAACCAAGTAATAAGAACACAGATGTTGATAAAACAAGTAATACTCCAGTGCCATGGATTGCTTCTAGGCGTAGAGGTGAAATGAGGAGATTTAGCGGAAAAGAAAGTATTTTTAAGCGACCAGAAATTCCTGTGTTGCGAACTGCTAGAAGGACTATACCAGATTATCACAGAAATCCTCATAAGTGGGTAAAATACAGTTTAGATGATGTATCCAATGAGGACCTGACTGATGAAAGTAACACAAGGGCTGCCTTATCCTttttaaaagaattaaaaaagagGAAATCCTTGCAACGGgtcaaagaaacaaaaaaaatgGATATAGATGAAATTGCACAAACAGAACAAGAACAAGAACAAGATAAACTAACATTTAAATCAAGAACAGTTAAAACAGCTACAGGAATTAGATTTAAGAAACCTGAAAATGAACTAGAAGAAACACAGAATACACCAGTTGTTATTGATCCTGAAAATAAACCTATGTTCAGAAACAGCAAAGTTATTATGCCAGAATACATTGTTGGACagaaacaaaagaaaaagaataagAAGGAGAAACCTGTAGAAAAAGTAGATCGTTTGAAACAACTTAAACTGGGTCATTTAGAAGAGCCTGATGAAGAAGAAAGCTAA
- the P130cas gene encoding serine_rich_CAS and FAT-like_CAS_C domain-containing protein p130CAS isoform X2, translating into MTEVVTPQKCGDVYFYDLPASRGSPAPPSKHDSPLNSNNEQLHNTGRYTTGTRSSVDNGGDVSECYDVPPRAVPVIPSPASSPSPAPSCYDVPRQPTSCTPNSNCSGGSGVTPLDCYDVPRQLQPLTPSSSASSLTNDGSLSGSNRSSLAAPDYDVPRQRLPPSSLPSRHNTPVPKTPTPPPPQTQQIYDVPVNKELPLELDSALEGLQRLQTEASAAIVRLLGFVSPSWRTPKRLDATLMDLRLAALRLRTSLHDLAEFAEGTLGNAGKAPDKGLATKLRPLVKALRDSDKLVQEAATELDAMKWDAGKLCRGGGDTPTPTNGPPSTLVPSIQPDPLDQLIACARALTEDVRQVASFIQGNSTLLFKRSSIISTGSSNNSGAGEDYDYVNLDSREVVAKQREELRAALPQELRKNYDRVVSESDNATIQMPPTTPTPMDPNDKHLLTFYVAQVITHGNHLTHAIDAFMQTVEHNQPPKVFLAHGKFVVLSAHRLVHIGDTVHRNVTRNDVRTRVLQCANALNEALAQTVSKTKQAAQFFPSVSAVQDMVDSVVDVSHLAKDLKVAMIHAAQQP; encoded by the exons ATGACGGAG GTGGTGACCCCTCAGAAGTGCGGGGACGTGTACTTTTACGATCTTCCAGCGAGTCGTGGAAGTCCTGCACCACCTTCCAAGCATGATTCACCCCTGAACTCGAACAACGAGCAGTTACACAACACAG GACGATACACGACGGGCACTAGGAGCTCGGTGGACAACGGAGGCGACGTGAGCGAGTGTTACGACGTTCCACCACGGGCTGTCCCCGTGATTCCGTCGCCAGCGAGCAGCCCCAGCCCCGCGCCCTCCTGTTACGATGTCCCGAGGCAGCCCACCTCGTGCACGCCGAACTCAAACTGCTCTGGGGGTTCTGGTGTTACACCCCTCGATTGCTACGACGTGCCCAGACAGTTGCAGCCCCTCACGCCCAGCAGCTCCGCGTCCAGCCTCACGAACGATGGATCTCTCagcggatcgaatag ATCCAGCCTCGCGGCTCCCGACTACGATGTACCTAGACAGCGTCTTCCACCTTCTTCGTTACCGTCCCGGCACAACACGCCCGTGCCTAAAACGCCAACGCCGCCGCCACCGCAAACGCAGCAGATCTACGATGTTCCTGTCAACAAGGAGCTTCCTCTGGAGCTAGACTCGGCGCTGGAAGGCCTGCAGAGGCTGCAAACCGAGGCCTCAGCGGCGATAGTCAGGCTACTGGGATTCGTCAGCCCCAGCTGGAGAACACCTAAAAGATTGGACGCCACCCTGATGGACCTTAGGCTTGCTGCGCTTAGGTTGAGGACCTCTCTGCATGACCTGGCTGAATTTGCTGAGG GCACCCTGGGTAATGCGGGCAAGGCACCGGACAAGGGGTTGGCCACGAAATTGCGACCGCTGGTCAAGGCCCTCCGTGATTCCGACAAGCTCGTGCAGGAAGCCGCCACCGAGCTGGACGCGATGAAATGGGACGCAGGGAAGCTCTGCCGCGGGGGTGGCGATACCCCGACGCCTACTAACGGGCCACCTTCCACCCTCGTGCCGTCTATACAACCGGATCCACTCGATCAGCTGATCGCGTGCGCCCGAGCACTCACGGAAGACGTTCGTCAGGTCGCCAGTTTCATTCAG GGGAACTCGACGCTACTTTTCAAACGATCATCGATCATCTCCACCGGGAGCAGCAACAACAGCGGAGCCGGCGAGGATTACGATTACGTGAACCTGGATTCAAGGGAAGTGGTGGCGAAGCAGCGCGAGGAACTCCGCGCGGCATTGCCGCAGGAACTCCGTAAAAATTATGACCGTGTTGTATCCGAGTCAGACAATGCGACGATTCAAATGCCACCCACGACACCGACACCCATGGATCCTAACGACAAACACTTGCTGACTTTCTACGTCGCCCAGGTGATCACACATGGCAACCACCTGACTCACGCCATCGACGCCTTCATGCAGACAGTCGAGCACAATCAACCACCCAAG GTATTTCTGGCTCATGGGAAGTTCGTCGTGCTGAGTGCCCACAGGTTGGTGCACATTGGCGACACGGTGCACAGAAACGTGACCAGGAACGACGTGAGAACACGCGTGTTGCAGTGCGCGAATGCACTGAACGAGGCCCTCGCCCAAACCGTATCGAAGACGAAGCAAGCTGCACAATTCTTCCCCAGCGTGTCGGCGGTTCAAGACATGGTCGACAGCGTGGTGGACGTATCCCACCTGGCCAAGGACCTAAAGGTCGCGATGATTCACGCTGCGCAGCAGCCTTGA
- the LOC143186705 gene encoding uncharacterized protein LOC143186705: MCSSNSPCRSPPRSGASSESHPDSVRFHQQHPQPPPPPYVYYPPPPYPPLNPYSPYAHPYHPGAFYPSPYCNDVTQESKGGASWFSIVLIGLLILCVISIVFYRALPRDTRRRLHARLPNLTQPAQGYNRGDRVL; the protein is encoded by the exons ATGTGTTCTTCCAACTCGCCCTGTCGATCTCCACCGCGTTCAGGAGCCTCTAGCGAGAGTCACCCCGACAGCGTCAGGTTTCACCAACAACATCCACAGCCTCCTCCACCCCCATACGTCTACTATCCACCGCCACCGTATCCACCCTTGAACCCCTACAGCCCTTACGCTCATCCCTATCACCCTGGTGCCTTTTATCCGTCACCCTACTGCAACGACGTGACGCAAGAGTCGAAAGGTGGCGCGTCGTGGTTCAGCATCGTCTTGATAGGTCTTCTCATACTGTGCGTCATTAGCATAGTCTTTTATCGCGCCCTACCTCGCGATACCAGACGAAGATTGCATGCTAGGCTGCCCAACTTGACGCAACCAGCGCAG GGCTATAATCGCGGGGACAGAGTCCTTTAA